The DNA region GAATTCTATGGTCTTGAAGGCATGAAGCTGATGAGCATCGGCTCGAAGCAACTGATAAAAGCAAAGCAGTCTGAAGATCTGCAGGTACACCTCTTTTGATGAGTGATATGATGTAGCTCATGAATAGGGCATCGCATGGTAACGTAATAGGTCCATCACTTGGAAGCCCAAACTCTTCTTCAGACATGTGCAACAATTGTCTGATTACCTCATGTTGAAGATAAG from Lycium barbarum isolate Lr01 chromosome 10, ASM1917538v2, whole genome shotgun sequence includes:
- the LOC132613671 gene encoding auxin-responsive protein SAUR68-like, with the translated sequence MMSAKKLIKMARKWQKFAAKQRKRISFPRNNYHDAESCSTSSFTVTKGHFVVCTTDQTRFVVPLAYLQHEVIRQLLHMSEEEFGLPSDGPITLPCDALFMSYIISLIKRGVPADLQTALLLSVASSRCSSASCLQDHRIPQVLVY